One region of Bacillaceae bacterium S4-13-56 genomic DNA includes:
- the tmk gene encoding dTMP kinase: protein MAGLFISVEGGEGAGKSTVLSIIHDKLSKKSYDVMITREPGGIEIAEKIREIILDPSHLKMDARTEALLYAAARRQHLVEKVLPALEEGKIVLCDRFVDSSLAYQGAARGLGMEEVFKINQFAIADCMPQLTLLFQVRPEIGLQRIQANQEREQNRLDLEHLKFHEQVFEAYQQLAAKFPDRIKVINAEQDLADVVKDAYHMIESFIQ, encoded by the coding sequence GTGGCTGGTTTATTTATTTCTGTAGAAGGTGGAGAGGGTGCTGGGAAATCAACCGTTCTTTCCATCATTCATGATAAATTATCGAAGAAATCTTATGATGTAATGATCACGCGTGAACCTGGCGGAATTGAAATAGCAGAAAAAATTAGAGAGATTATCTTAGACCCTTCGCATCTAAAAATGGATGCGCGTACAGAGGCTTTATTATATGCGGCTGCAAGAAGACAGCATTTAGTTGAAAAAGTTCTTCCTGCTCTCGAAGAAGGTAAAATTGTTCTTTGTGATCGATTTGTAGATAGTTCCTTGGCCTATCAAGGCGCAGCAAGAGGACTAGGAATGGAGGAAGTATTTAAAATCAATCAATTTGCTATTGCTGACTGTATGCCGCAATTGACCTTGTTGTTTCAAGTGCGACCTGAGATAGGACTCCAACGAATTCAGGCAAATCAAGAGCGTGAACAAAATCGCTTAGACCTTGAACATTTAAAGTTTCATGAACAAGTATTTGAGGCCTATCAACAGTTGGCTGCAAAGTTCCCAGATAGAATTAAGGTTATAAATGCGGAACAAGACCTTGCCGATGTTGTGAAGGATGCTTATCATATGATTGAGTCTTTTATTCAATAG
- a CDS encoding cyclic-di-AMP receptor: MKLIIAVVQDKDSNRLTDALSKQNFKTTKLASSGGFLKEGNTTLMIGCEEEQVQEALDTVEKNCSQRSQMIAPISPMGGNADSYIPKPVKVEVGGATVFVLPIDAFHQF; encoded by the coding sequence ATGAAGCTTATTATTGCAGTGGTACAGGATAAAGATAGTAATCGTTTAACCGATGCTCTATCAAAACAAAACTTTAAGACCACAAAGCTTGCTTCTTCTGGTGGGTTTTTGAAAGAGGGAAATACAACATTGATGATAGGGTGCGAGGAAGAACAAGTCCAAGAAGCACTAGATACTGTTGAAAAAAATTGTAGTCAAAGAAGTCAAATGATTGCTCCCATTTCACCAATGGGTGGTAATGCAGACTCCTATATTCCAAAGCCTGTGAAGGTTGAGGTAGGAGGGGCTACAGTATTTGTACTACCGATTGATGCTTTTCATCAATTTTAA